GTAATGCCCCCGAGCTGGGCCATGGTCTGACCCAGGCCCTGGACCTCCTTGGGGCCGAGGTGCTTCATGACCTCGGCGGCGTCCTGCTCTCCCAGGGAGAGCAGGAGGACGGCAGCCCGTTCGACCCCCGAAAGCGCCTTCTTCTTGTTCGGGAGCTCGGCCTTGGCCTCTTGCTGCTGGTCCGCTGCCGCCTCTGCCATGTTCCACCTCCGCGGGCGTTATTCCTCGGATCCGATCCAGGACTTTACCACCTGCGCCACGCGCTTGGGATCCTGTTGGGCAAGGGTCTTGGCGGTCTGCAGGTTGGTCTCGTAGTCGGCCACCTGGATCTCGCGCTCGAGCTCCTCCTGCATCTGCGCCTTCTGGCGCTCCAGCTCGGCCATGGCCTCGTCCTCTTCCTCCTCGCTGGGCTCGTGGCTCGGGGGCTGCGCCAGGTTGCGCAACACCGGTCGCAGCACGCCGAGGATGAGGAAGATGACCAGCGCCGCACCGACGACCTGCTTGGCGATATCCCAGACCCAGGGCTGCTCCCACCACGGGACCCTGGTGGGATCGTCGCCGGGGGCGAAGGAGGCACTGACCACGTTGACGCTGTCACCGCGCCCGGGGTCGAAGCCCACGGCGTCGCGCACCAGGGACTCGATGCGCTGTACCTCCGCCTCGTCGCGGGGAACGGTAACCTCCTCGCCGGCCTCGTTGGTGGTCTGCTCGTGGTCCACCACCACCGCCACCGAGAGCCGTTTCAGCGCCCCCGCCGGCGTGCTGGAGTGGGTGATGGTCCGATCCAGCTCGTAGTTGACCGTGGAGTCCTCGCGCACGACCTGGCCGGAATCGCCGTTCCCGTTGCCCCCTTCCCCCGGGTTGACCTCCTCCGGCGCCGTGGCCGCCCCCGGCGGCTCGTTGGAGAGCGACCCCGGGACTCCGGCAGCGTCGCCATCCCGCTGGGTGGAGCGGCTCTCCTGGCGGGAGCGCACGGCGGCGGTATCCGGATTGAAGAGTTCCTGGGTCCGCTCGGTCTCGGTGAAGTCCACCTCGGCGGTCACCTGGGCGCGGACGCCGTCCCGACCCACCACCGGCTGCAGGATGTTCTCGATCCGGCTGGCGTAGGCCCGCTCCAGCCGGCGCACGTAGTTGAACTGGCGCTCGTCCTCGGCGGCCTCGGGGTCGCGTTCGCGGCCACTCAGCAGCTCGCCGCTCTGATTGACCACGGAAACCTTGTCGGCCTCCAGGGCCGGGATGGCCGACGCAACCAGGTTGGTGACCGCTTGCACCTGCTCGTCGCTGAAGCTGCCACCGGAGCCGACATGGACCACGATGGAGGCCTTGGGCTCCTTGCGGTCCCGGATGAAGACGGAATCCTTGGGCATGGCCAGGTGGACCCGCGCCTGTTCCACCGTACCCATGCTCATGATGGACCGGGCCAGCTCCCCCTCCAGGGCGCGCTGGTAGCGGGCCTGCTCCATGAACTGGCTGACCCCGAAGCCCTCGTTCTGCTTCATGATCTCGAAGCCGTCGTAGCCCCCACTGGGCAGGCCCTGGGCGGCCAGCTTGATCCGGGTCTGGTGGACGTCGCTGGCGGGGATGTCGATGCGGCCGGCGCCGCTGTCCACCTCGTAGGGGATGCCCTCCTGCTCCAGCACCTGGGCGACCTCGCCGGCCTCCTTGGATTCCAGGCCGGTGAACAGCGGCGCATAGCTGGGCTGCTGCGACCAGAGCAGGACCGCGATGATGATCCCGAGGATGGCCGCCGCACCCACGACAAGGCCCGCCTGCCGGGAACGCGGCAGGCGGGTGAAGCCCTCGAGCTGGGCGCTGAGATTGGGCGCTCTGGCCATTTCCATGATTCGTCAGTACCGCCCGCGCGTCAGACCGACATGTTCTGGATGGACCGGTAGGCCTCCAGGAGCTTGCTGCGCGCCTCGGAGAGGGTCTGGAAGGCGAGGCCGGCCTTCTCGCCGGCGATCATCACATCCCCCAGGCTGGTATTCGGGTCGCCCGCCTGGAAGGCCTCCTTCACGTCGCCGGAGGCCTTCTGAAGCTCGTCCACCTGGTCGATGGACTGCTTGAGCAGCTCGGTGAAGCTCGGCGCCTCCGCCTCCTCACTGCCCTGCGCAGCGCCCGGGCCCTCGCCGTGACCGGATACAGCGGGCGCCTCGGGACGATCCACGCCCCCCTGCGCCTGCGCCGACAGGCGCTGCATCTCAGCCATCAT
This region of Thiohalospira halophila DSM 15071 genomic DNA includes:
- the fliF gene encoding flagellar basal-body MS-ring/collar protein FliF, whose translation is MEMARAPNLSAQLEGFTRLPRSRQAGLVVGAAAILGIIIAVLLWSQQPSYAPLFTGLESKEAGEVAQVLEQEGIPYEVDSGAGRIDIPASDVHQTRIKLAAQGLPSGGYDGFEIMKQNEGFGVSQFMEQARYQRALEGELARSIMSMGTVEQARVHLAMPKDSVFIRDRKEPKASIVVHVGSGGSFSDEQVQAVTNLVASAIPALEADKVSVVNQSGELLSGRERDPEAAEDERQFNYVRRLERAYASRIENILQPVVGRDGVRAQVTAEVDFTETERTQELFNPDTAAVRSRQESRSTQRDGDAAGVPGSLSNEPPGAATAPEEVNPGEGGNGNGDSGQVVREDSTVNYELDRTITHSSTPAGALKRLSVAVVVDHEQTTNEAGEEVTVPRDEAEVQRIESLVRDAVGFDPGRGDSVNVVSASFAPGDDPTRVPWWEQPWVWDIAKQVVGAALVIFLILGVLRPVLRNLAQPPSHEPSEEEEDEAMAELERQKAQMQEELEREIQVADYETNLQTAKTLAQQDPKRVAQVVKSWIGSEE
- the fliE gene encoding flagellar hook-basal body complex protein FliE, translating into MNNIDPSSMMAEMQRLSAQAQGGVDRPEAPAVSGHGEGPGAAQGSEEAEAPSFTELLKQSIDQVDELQKASGDVKEAFQAGDPNTSLGDVMIAGEKAGLAFQTLSEARSKLLEAYRSIQNMSV